One Angustibacter luteus genomic window carries:
- a CDS encoding endonuclease VII domain-containing protein, which translates to MNEASDERRPVVLSKLCRRCTQEKPIASFGNNASRGDGLAEYCRDCFQAINKASYRRRRAAAGKKVREARDAPDGQRWCPDCEEFRSEDAFPRHRGTVSGFGVYCKLHHNQRGRASKERLHGGSRSYHLIRRYGITAEDADLMHTRQAGLCPICLRPLGENAHVDHDHATGRVRALLCFTCNAGLGNFSDEVTRLDRAAEYLNGTLTAPSVVLPGYVDWQSRSWRRPDSVVESMIERVIHRRVGSPR; encoded by the coding sequence ATGAACGAGGCCTCGGACGAACGGAGGCCGGTGGTTCTCTCGAAGTTGTGCCGCCGTTGTACCCAGGAGAAGCCCATCGCCAGCTTCGGTAACAATGCGTCTCGTGGCGACGGTTTGGCTGAGTACTGCCGAGATTGCTTTCAAGCCATCAACAAGGCGAGCTATCGAAGGCGCCGTGCCGCTGCGGGTAAGAAGGTGCGCGAGGCGCGCGACGCCCCCGATGGCCAGCGATGGTGTCCGGACTGTGAAGAGTTCAGAAGCGAGGACGCGTTTCCCAGACATCGAGGAACGGTGTCCGGCTTCGGCGTGTACTGCAAGCTTCATCACAACCAACGCGGTAGGGCGTCCAAGGAACGACTCCACGGCGGATCTCGTTCGTACCACCTGATCCGGCGGTACGGCATCACGGCTGAGGATGCCGATCTCATGCACACGCGCCAGGCTGGTCTCTGCCCGATCTGCCTCCGGCCCTTGGGAGAGAACGCCCACGTCGATCACGACCATGCCACCGGCAGAGTGCGTGCTCTGCTGTGCTTCACCTGCAACGCTGGTCTGGGCAACTTCTCCGACGAGGTGACGCGCCTCGATCGCGCCGCCGAGTACCTCAACGGCACGCTGACGGCTCCGTCGGTAGTGCTACCTGGTTACGTCGACTGGCAATCGCGGTCCTGGCGGCGTCCGGACTCCGTTGTGGAGTCGATGATCGAGCGGGTGATCCACCGCCGGGTAGGGTCGCCCAGGTGA
- the prcA gene encoding proteasome subunit alpha → MSMPFYVSPEQLMKDRADYARKGIARGRSAVVLGYDGGIAFVAENTSRALHKVSEIYDRVAFAAVGKYNEFENLRVAGVRYADLRGYSYDRSDVTARGLANAYAQTLGTVFTQESKPYEVEIVVAEVAQRPEGDQIYRITYDGSVADEQGFVAMGGQPEAIITGLEERWRPDLTLGEALSLAVELLGVDPAGGEPRVLGPEVIEAAVLDRQRDRRLFRRITGDLLERLLSPSDPTSDVPHVDERPGQPDDS, encoded by the coding sequence ATGAGCATGCCGTTCTACGTCTCGCCCGAGCAGCTCATGAAGGACCGGGCCGACTACGCGCGCAAGGGGATCGCGCGCGGCCGGTCGGCCGTCGTCCTGGGGTACGACGGCGGGATCGCCTTCGTCGCCGAGAACACCTCGCGGGCGTTGCACAAGGTCAGCGAGATCTACGACCGCGTCGCCTTCGCCGCTGTCGGCAAGTACAACGAGTTCGAGAACCTGCGGGTGGCCGGAGTCCGGTACGCCGACCTGCGCGGCTACTCCTACGACCGCAGCGACGTGACGGCCCGCGGCCTGGCCAACGCCTACGCGCAGACCCTCGGGACCGTGTTCACCCAGGAGTCCAAGCCGTACGAGGTCGAGATCGTCGTCGCCGAGGTCGCCCAGCGGCCCGAGGGCGACCAGATCTACCGGATCACCTACGACGGCTCCGTCGCGGACGAGCAGGGCTTCGTCGCCATGGGCGGTCAGCCTGAGGCGATCATCACCGGGCTCGAGGAGCGCTGGCGCCCGGACCTGACCCTGGGTGAGGCGCTGTCGCTGGCGGTCGAGCTGCTGGGGGTCGACCCGGCCGGCGGCGAGCCGCGCGTCCTCGGCCCCGAGGTCATCGAGGCCGCGGTGCTGGACCGGCAGCGCGACCGCCGCCTGTTCCGCCGGATCACCGGTGACCTGCTGGAGCGGCTGCTGAGCCCGAGCGACCCGACGAGCGACGTCCCGCACGTCGACGAGCGGCCGGGTCAGCCGGACGACAGCTGA
- a CDS encoding MFS transporter — protein MHASRQRWLVLAVGLFAQTSASSLVYGVPFLVPALRDQDGLTLAQAGALVSAPVTGLLVALIAWGALADRYGERVVMASGLAITTVATAVVGVSEPTLRTAAAWLFVAGIGGASVNAASGRLVMGWFARDQRGLAMGIRQTAQPLGVAVAAATLPSLAADVGVTRALLLPATLCGLAALLVTALAVDPPRPPLDADAPKPASPYREPVLWRLHTASALLVLPQFAIAAFSVEYLVREQHWHAASAGAFVAALQVCGAVGRIGTGIWSDAVGSRLRPMRQLALASATVMLVLAAGDAWAGWLAVAAIAIGSMVTVADNGLAFTATAEIAGQRWAGRALGIQNTGQNVVASAAPPLLGALVGARGYAVGFAVVALFPLVSYVVTPVAAEDRRRARAERREPVSGPPARP, from the coding sequence GTGCACGCGTCGCGCCAGCGCTGGCTGGTCCTCGCCGTCGGGCTGTTCGCCCAGACGTCGGCGTCCAGCCTGGTCTACGGCGTGCCGTTCCTCGTCCCGGCGCTCCGCGACCAGGACGGGCTCACGCTCGCCCAGGCCGGCGCCCTCGTCTCGGCCCCCGTCACCGGACTGCTCGTCGCCCTCATCGCCTGGGGCGCCCTTGCCGACCGGTACGGCGAGCGCGTCGTGATGGCCAGCGGCCTCGCCATCACCACCGTGGCCACCGCCGTGGTGGGGGTGAGCGAGCCGACGCTGCGGACCGCGGCCGCCTGGCTCTTCGTCGCGGGCATCGGCGGCGCCAGCGTCAATGCGGCCAGTGGTCGCCTCGTCATGGGCTGGTTCGCCCGCGACCAGCGCGGCCTGGCCATGGGGATCCGGCAGACCGCCCAACCGCTCGGCGTCGCGGTCGCTGCCGCCACGCTGCCCAGCCTCGCCGCCGACGTCGGTGTCACCCGTGCGCTCCTGCTGCCTGCGACCCTCTGCGGGCTGGCCGCGCTGCTGGTCACCGCCCTCGCCGTGGACCCTCCCCGACCGCCGCTCGACGCCGACGCACCGAAGCCCGCGTCCCCCTATCGCGAGCCCGTGCTCTGGCGGCTGCACACCGCCAGCGCGCTGCTGGTGCTCCCCCAGTTCGCGATCGCCGCCTTCTCCGTCGAGTACCTCGTCCGCGAGCAGCACTGGCACGCGGCCAGCGCCGGGGCGTTCGTCGCCGCGCTGCAGGTCTGCGGGGCGGTCGGACGCATCGGCACGGGGATCTGGTCCGACGCCGTCGGCAGCCGGCTGCGGCCGATGCGCCAGCTCGCCCTCGCCAGCGCGACCGTGATGCTGGTTCTGGCCGCCGGCGACGCCTGGGCGGGGTGGCTGGCGGTCGCCGCCATCGCCATCGGGTCGATGGTGACCGTCGCGGACAACGGCCTCGCGTTCACCGCCACCGCGGAGATCGCTGGCCAGCGCTGGGCCGGCCGCGCGCTGGGCATCCAGAACACCGGGCAGAACGTCGTCGCCTCCGCCGCTCCCCCGCTGCTGGGTGCCCTGGTCGGCGCCCGCGGCTACGCCGTCGGCTTCGCGGTCGTCGCGCTGTTCCCGCTGGTCTCGTACGTCGTGACTCCGGTGGCCGCCGAGGACCGGCGCCGGGCGCGGGCCGAGCGACGCGAACCGGTCAGCGGGCCGCCAGCGCGGCCATGA
- the pafA gene encoding Pup--protein ligase — MDRRIFGIENEYGVTCSFEGQRRLSPDEVARYLFRRVVSWGRSSNVFLRNGARLYLDVGSHPEYATPECDDLRQAVVHDKAGERILEGLVADAQQRLKDEGIAGEVYLFKNNTDSAGNSYGCHENYLVSRHGDFQRLSDVLIPFLVSRQIICGAGKVLQTPRGAIYCVSQRADHIWEGVSSATTRSRPIINTRDEPHADAEHHRRLHVIVGDSNMSESTTLLKLGSADIVLQMIEAGVVMRDLTLENPIRAIREISHDVTGRKKVRLANGRELSALEIQTEYLDRAQDFVDRRGPTSPSHKAVLELWRRTLTAVDTADLSLIDREIDWAIKLRLIERYQAKHGMDLSHPRIAQLDLAYHDIHRRRGLYYLLERAGRVERVASDIEIFEAKSVPPQTTRAKLRGDFVRRAQEQRRDFTVDWVHLKLNDQAQRTVLCKDPFASTDERVDRLIASM; from the coding sequence GTGGACCGACGTATCTTCGGGATCGAGAACGAGTACGGGGTGACGTGCTCGTTCGAAGGTCAGCGCCGCCTGAGCCCCGACGAGGTGGCCCGTTACCTGTTCCGCCGCGTGGTGTCCTGGGGCCGGTCCAGCAACGTCTTCCTGCGCAACGGCGCGCGGCTGTACCTGGACGTCGGCTCGCACCCCGAGTACGCGACACCGGAGTGCGACGACCTGCGCCAGGCCGTGGTGCACGACAAGGCGGGGGAGCGGATCCTCGAGGGCCTGGTCGCCGACGCGCAGCAGCGCCTGAAGGACGAGGGCATCGCCGGCGAGGTCTACCTGTTCAAGAACAACACGGACTCGGCCGGCAACAGCTACGGCTGCCACGAGAACTACCTCGTCTCCCGGCACGGCGACTTCCAGCGCCTGTCGGACGTGCTGATCCCGTTCCTGGTCAGCCGGCAGATCATCTGCGGAGCGGGCAAGGTGCTGCAGACCCCTCGTGGCGCGATCTACTGCGTCAGCCAGCGCGCGGACCACATCTGGGAGGGCGTGTCGAGCGCCACCACCCGCTCGCGTCCGATCATCAACACCCGGGACGAGCCGCACGCGGACGCCGAGCACCACCGTCGCCTGCACGTCATCGTCGGCGACTCCAACATGAGCGAGAGCACGACACTGCTCAAGCTCGGCTCCGCCGACATCGTGCTGCAGATGATCGAGGCCGGCGTCGTCATGCGGGACCTCACGCTGGAGAACCCGATCCGGGCGATCCGCGAGATCAGCCACGACGTCACCGGACGCAAGAAGGTCCGGCTGGCCAACGGCCGAGAGCTCTCCGCGCTGGAGATCCAGACCGAGTACCTGGACCGGGCGCAGGACTTCGTCGACCGCCGCGGCCCCACCAGCCCGTCGCACAAGGCGGTGCTCGAGCTGTGGCGGCGGACGCTGACCGCCGTCGACACGGCCGACCTGTCGCTGATCGATCGCGAGATCGACTGGGCCATCAAGCTGCGCCTGATCGAGCGGTACCAGGCGAAGCACGGGATGGACCTGTCCCACCCCCGGATCGCGCAGCTGGACCTCGCCTACCACGACATCCACCGCCGTCGGGGCCTCTACTACCTGCTGGAGCGCGCGGGCCGGGTGGAGCGGGTCGCCAGCGACATCGAGATCTTCGAGGCCAAGTCGGTGCCGCCGCAGACCACCCGGGCGAAGCTGCGCGGCGACTTCGTCCGCCGGGCGCAGGAGCAGCGCCGTGACTTCACGGTCGACTGGGTGCACCTGAAGCTGAACGACCAGGCGCAGCGCACGGTGCTCTGCAAGGACCCGTTCGCCAGCACGGACGAGCGGGTGGACCGGCTCATCGCGAGCATGTGA
- a CDS encoding ubiquitin-like protein Pup, with amino-acid sequence MPGQEQQRPQRRDDEPDEAPAPIPAGAATKEGLDDDIDSVLDEIDEVLEANAEDFVRSFVQKGGQ; translated from the coding sequence ATGCCCGGTCAGGAGCAGCAGCGCCCGCAGCGTCGCGACGACGAGCCCGACGAGGCCCCGGCGCCCATCCCGGCCGGTGCGGCGACCAAGGAGGGGCTGGACGACGACATCGACTCCGTCCTGGACGAGATCGACGAAGTTTTGGAAGCCAATGCCGAAGATTTTGTGCGCAGCTTCGTGCAAAAGGGCGGCCAATGA
- a CDS encoding GNAT family N-acetyltransferase: MATPAVQLRPATSSDTGEVLTLQRAAFVAEAQLYGEPDIQPLRDTPDDVRRAIGDPRTHVVVAVAVDETEGRPGRLLGSARLVVDPEGLAAVVGRIVVAPDVQGRGLGSLLVQALHDLAAGLGVRRFELWTGGSSQSNLAFYRRHGYVDQETRQDDRGITLQVMRREVPAGSTEPT, encoded by the coding sequence ATGGCGACGCCTGCGGTCCAGCTCCGTCCGGCCACCTCGTCCGACACCGGCGAGGTGCTGACACTGCAACGCGCGGCCTTCGTCGCCGAGGCGCAGCTGTACGGCGAGCCCGACATCCAACCCCTGCGGGACACCCCGGACGACGTCCGGCGGGCGATCGGGGACCCACGCACGCACGTCGTGGTCGCCGTCGCCGTCGACGAGACCGAGGGCCGGCCCGGCCGGCTGCTCGGCTCGGCGCGGCTCGTGGTCGACCCCGAGGGCCTGGCCGCCGTCGTCGGGCGCATCGTGGTGGCGCCGGACGTGCAGGGTCGCGGCCTGGGCAGCCTGCTGGTTCAGGCGCTGCACGACCTCGCCGCAGGCCTCGGAGTGCGCCGCTTCGAGCTGTGGACCGGCGGCAGCTCGCAGTCCAACCTGGCGTTCTACCGCCGGCACGGCTACGTGGACCAGGAGACCCGGCAGGACGACCGCGGCATCACGCTGCAGGTGATGCGGCGCGAGGTCCCGGCGGGTTCGACCGAGCCGACGTAG
- a CDS encoding helix-turn-helix transcriptional regulator: MSSIKTERLLNLVICLLSTARPLTKAQIRQAVPQYAGNTSTEAFERMFERDKDELRELGIPLVTSSDDALFEDEIGYRVDREAYALPQVVFEPDELAVLGLASRVWQQASLAAPATRALTKLTALGAPQDDGSLIGLEPRIRTAEPAFDALWGAVRDRVPVRFTYRTARTGEVAERQVEPWGVTSRNGRWYLTGHDRSRGAARVYRLSRVEGDVVRIGEPGEYEVPADHVPRVMVGESVQDRPLELAQVRARSTAAQSLRRRAKSIAPGNDGWDVVEVEFGDVESLAEELVGLGAGVLAIEPDELRASVVRRLRAVAEVSG, translated from the coding sequence ATGTCCAGCATCAAGACCGAGCGGTTGCTCAACCTCGTCATCTGCCTGCTGAGCACCGCACGCCCGCTCACCAAGGCGCAGATCCGCCAGGCCGTGCCCCAGTACGCCGGTAACACCTCGACCGAGGCGTTCGAGCGCATGTTCGAGCGCGACAAGGACGAGCTGCGCGAGCTGGGCATCCCGCTGGTCACCAGCAGCGACGACGCGCTCTTCGAGGACGAGATCGGCTACCGGGTGGACCGCGAGGCGTACGCGCTGCCGCAGGTCGTCTTCGAACCGGACGAGCTCGCCGTCCTCGGCCTGGCCTCGCGCGTCTGGCAGCAGGCCAGCCTGGCCGCACCCGCGACCCGCGCCCTGACCAAGCTCACCGCCCTCGGTGCGCCGCAGGACGACGGCTCGCTGATCGGCCTGGAGCCGCGCATCCGCACCGCCGAGCCTGCGTTCGACGCGCTGTGGGGCGCCGTCCGCGACCGCGTCCCGGTCCGGTTCACGTACCGGACCGCCCGGACCGGCGAGGTCGCCGAGCGCCAGGTGGAGCCGTGGGGAGTCACGAGCCGCAACGGCCGCTGGTACCTGACCGGTCACGACCGCTCCCGAGGCGCAGCACGCGTCTACCGGCTGTCGCGCGTCGAGGGCGACGTCGTCCGGATCGGCGAGCCGGGGGAGTACGAGGTACCGGCCGACCACGTGCCGCGCGTCATGGTCGGCGAGAGCGTGCAGGACCGCCCGCTGGAGCTCGCTCAGGTGCGGGCCCGGTCGACGGCCGCGCAGTCGCTGCGCCGCCGCGCGAAGTCCATCGCGCCTGGGAACGACGGCTGGGACGTCGTGGAGGTCGAGTTCGGGGACGTCGAGTCGCTGGCCGAGGAGCTCGTCGGCCTGGGCGCCGGGGTGCTGGCCATCGAACCGGACGAGCTGCGCGCGTCGGTGGTGCGCCGGTTGCGAGCGGTGGCGGAGGTGTCCGGGTGA
- a CDS encoding NAD-dependent epimerase/dehydratase family protein produces the protein MTKLLVLGGTAWLGREVARAAVSRGDEVTCLARGESGQPADGVAWVAADRTRADAYDAVRTSDWDAVVDVSWQPGMVRSALAALGDHAGHWAYVSSCSVYASHGQVDAGESAELLRALEGDTATREEYGEAKVACEIACRDSVGGRLLVARSGLIGGYGDPSDRFGYWPGRFARAAAGAVPVLVPDVLEARTQTCDVRDLAEWLVRAGSAGTTGTFNAPGARHSFGEVLDACRVATGYDGAVELVPPAWLREQEVGEYMGPRSVPLWIGDPDWQGFSARDGSAAVAAGLTHRPLLDLVEQSLRWERELGLTREQRKAGLSADEEDELLQRWGAVA, from the coding sequence ATGACGAAGCTGCTGGTGCTCGGTGGGACGGCGTGGCTCGGTCGGGAGGTGGCCCGGGCGGCGGTCTCCCGTGGTGACGAGGTGACGTGCCTGGCGCGCGGGGAGTCGGGACAACCCGCCGACGGTGTCGCCTGGGTCGCCGCGGACCGGACCCGCGCCGACGCCTACGACGCGGTGCGCACGAGTGACTGGGACGCCGTGGTCGACGTGTCGTGGCAGCCGGGGATGGTGCGCTCGGCGCTCGCCGCGCTCGGTGACCACGCCGGCCACTGGGCGTACGTGTCGTCCTGCTCCGTGTACGCCAGTCACGGCCAGGTGGACGCCGGCGAGAGCGCCGAGCTGCTGCGCGCGCTGGAGGGCGACACCGCGACCCGGGAGGAGTACGGCGAGGCCAAGGTGGCCTGCGAGATCGCCTGCCGGGACTCCGTCGGCGGCCGCCTGCTGGTGGCCCGGTCCGGGTTGATCGGTGGCTACGGCGACCCGAGCGACCGGTTCGGCTACTGGCCGGGGCGTTTCGCGCGGGCCGCGGCCGGGGCGGTCCCAGTTCTCGTGCCCGACGTGCTCGAGGCGCGGACCCAGACCTGCGACGTCCGCGACCTCGCGGAGTGGCTGGTGCGCGCGGGTTCGGCGGGAACCACCGGGACGTTCAACGCGCCTGGGGCGCGGCACTCGTTCGGCGAGGTGCTCGATGCCTGCCGCGTCGCGACCGGGTACGACGGGGCGGTTGAGCTCGTGCCGCCGGCCTGGCTGCGGGAGCAGGAGGTCGGGGAGTACATGGGGCCGCGGTCGGTCCCGCTGTGGATCGGCGACCCGGACTGGCAGGGCTTCAGCGCGCGGGACGGCTCGGCCGCAGTGGCGGCGGGGCTGACTCACCGCCCGCTGCTGGACCTCGTCGAGCAGTCGTTGCGCTGGGAGCGCGAGCTCGGTCTCACCCGTGAGCAGCGCAAGGCCGGGCTGTCGGCCGACGAGGAAGACGAGCTGCTGCAGCGCTGGGGTGCTGTCGCCTAG
- a CDS encoding DUF3866 family protein — protein MVRWRRGTVVEVVRRWTGTVELVVAVDDAATSVRALAFPELVGEPEVGDEVLLTTSALERGLGTGGFAMVAAVPGRLPVTAEDADEAEPGHLVKARYTPLQAMVLGVDEQESPHHEVLRDADDLAGMPVVVADLHSALPAVVAGLRTVAPHARVAYVMTDGGALPAWFSRTVDELRAAGWIDGCVSVGQAFGGDVEAVTVHTGLLAARLVMGADVAVVAQGPGNLGTGTRWGFSGVAAGEAVNAAAVLNGRPVASLRVSQADARERHLGVSHHSLTAYGRVALAPSDVVVPLLGGELGERVRRQAAVLGAPTGRHRLVEVDCDGLLAALRAAPVRLSTMGRGLDEDAAAFVAAASSGVHAARLIS, from the coding sequence ATGGTGCGGTGGCGGCGCGGGACGGTCGTCGAGGTGGTTCGGCGGTGGACCGGGACGGTCGAGCTGGTGGTCGCGGTGGACGACGCGGCAACGTCGGTGCGGGCGCTGGCCTTCCCCGAGCTGGTCGGCGAGCCGGAGGTCGGCGACGAGGTGCTGCTGACCACGTCGGCCCTCGAGCGCGGGCTCGGCACCGGCGGCTTCGCGATGGTCGCCGCCGTGCCCGGTCGCCTGCCGGTCACGGCGGAGGACGCCGATGAGGCGGAGCCGGGGCACCTGGTGAAGGCGCGGTACACGCCCCTGCAGGCGATGGTCCTGGGCGTGGACGAGCAGGAGTCCCCGCACCACGAGGTGCTCCGCGACGCGGACGACCTCGCCGGGATGCCCGTGGTCGTGGCCGACCTGCACTCCGCCCTGCCGGCAGTCGTCGCCGGGCTGCGCACGGTCGCGCCCCACGCCCGGGTGGCCTACGTGATGACCGACGGTGGCGCGCTCCCCGCGTGGTTCTCCCGCACGGTGGACGAGCTGCGCGCCGCGGGTTGGATCGACGGGTGCGTGTCCGTCGGGCAGGCCTTCGGCGGGGACGTCGAGGCCGTGACGGTGCACACCGGGCTGCTGGCCGCGCGGCTGGTGATGGGTGCTGATGTGGCCGTGGTCGCCCAGGGGCCTGGCAACCTCGGCACCGGGACGCGCTGGGGCTTCTCCGGGGTCGCCGCCGGCGAGGCCGTCAACGCGGCCGCAGTCCTCAACGGGCGACCGGTGGCGAGCCTGCGGGTGTCCCAGGCGGACGCGCGGGAGCGGCACCTCGGGGTGTCGCACCACAGCCTCACCGCCTACGGGCGGGTGGCGCTCGCGCCGTCCGACGTCGTCGTCCCCCTGCTCGGCGGCGAGCTCGGTGAGCGCGTCCGGCGGCAGGCCGCGGTGCTGGGCGCCCCGACGGGGCGGCACCGGCTCGTCGAGGTCGACTGCGACGGGCTGCTCGCGGCGTTGCGCGCGGCGCCCGTCCGGTTGTCCACGATGGGGCGCGGACTGGACGAGGACGCCGCCGCGTTCGTCGCGGCGGCGTCCTCCGGCGTGCACGCGGCACGCCTCATCTCGTGA
- a CDS encoding FKBP-type peptidyl-prolyl cis-trans isomerase, translated as MRPALPRLAAALAVPALLLAGCASADKPAASSSSTAAQGTPAALKDVTVTGKFGEKPTVKLASTPTVLTRTGTKVISEGTGAKVTSGQRVTVDYVLLNAKDGKEADTSFGKTPATFVADPQQLMPGLAVSLIGQKVGSRVLAGIAPQDGFADQTNAELGFAKEDGLIFVLDVKSASTPLTKPTGDAVTPPAGLPTVKDNGDGKAPTITMVAGAKAPTKTIAQPLIKGKGAAVKAGQTVTVNYVGQIFGSTKVFDSSFSRGTTADFPVGTGGTIPGFDKGLTGQTIGSRVLLVIPPADGYGKAGNANAGIKGTDSLVFVVDILDAH; from the coding sequence GTGCGCCCTGCCCTGCCCCGACTCGCCGCTGCCCTGGCCGTCCCCGCCCTGCTCCTCGCGGGCTGCGCCAGTGCTGACAAGCCGGCCGCTTCGTCGTCCTCCACGGCTGCCCAGGGCACGCCGGCCGCACTGAAGGACGTGACGGTCACCGGCAAGTTCGGCGAGAAGCCGACCGTCAAGCTGGCCTCGACCCCGACGGTGCTCACCCGCACCGGCACCAAGGTCATCTCCGAGGGCACCGGCGCCAAGGTCACCTCCGGGCAGCGGGTCACCGTCGACTACGTCCTGCTGAACGCGAAGGACGGCAAGGAGGCCGACACCTCGTTCGGCAAGACCCCAGCCACCTTCGTGGCGGACCCGCAGCAGCTGATGCCGGGCCTGGCCGTCAGCCTGATCGGGCAGAAGGTCGGCTCGCGCGTCCTGGCCGGTATCGCGCCGCAGGACGGCTTCGCCGACCAGACCAACGCCGAGCTCGGCTTCGCCAAGGAGGACGGCCTGATCTTCGTCCTCGACGTGAAGTCCGCGAGCACCCCGCTGACCAAGCCGACCGGTGACGCCGTCACCCCGCCGGCCGGCCTGCCCACCGTGAAGGACAACGGCGACGGCAAGGCCCCGACCATCACGATGGTCGCCGGCGCGAAGGCCCCGACCAAGACCATCGCTCAGCCGCTCATCAAGGGCAAGGGCGCCGCGGTCAAGGCCGGGCAGACCGTCACCGTCAACTACGTCGGGCAGATCTTCGGCTCCACCAAGGTCTTCGACTCCTCGTTCTCCCGCGGCACCACCGCAGACTTCCCCGTCGGCACCGGCGGCACCATCCCCGGCTTCGACAAGGGCCTCACGGGCCAGACCATCGGCAGCCGCGTCCTCCTGGTCATCCCGCCGGCCGACGGCTACGGCAAGGCCGGCAACGCCAACGCCGGGATCAAGGGCACCGACAGCCTCGTGTTCGTCGTCGACATCCTCGACGCGCACTGA
- the prcB gene encoding proteasome subunit beta, producing the protein MSPDQRDPAGRLPRAFTSPGSSSFTDFLSAHAPTMLPAGRALPPGTVPDIPHGTTIVAVEFDGGVVMGGDRRATMGSMIANREIEKVFGTDEYSCVGIAGSAGLAIELVKLFQVELEHYEKIEGTLLSLEGKANRLATMLRNNLGLAMQGLAVVPLFAGYDVDVRQGRIYSYDVTGGCYREHHHHSVGSGSLFARGALKKMWRPGLTSEQAVRFAVEALYDAADDDSATGGPDLNRQIWPVVGVVDVEGYRRVDDDTLGAVVQQVVAGRRGDPGGALQRGEGSDR; encoded by the coding sequence GTGAGCCCAGACCAGCGCGATCCGGCCGGCCGACTCCCACGCGCGTTCACCTCGCCGGGGTCGTCGTCCTTCACCGACTTCCTGTCCGCGCACGCCCCGACGATGCTCCCGGCGGGCCGCGCGCTGCCCCCGGGCACCGTGCCAGACATCCCGCACGGCACCACGATCGTGGCCGTCGAGTTCGACGGCGGCGTCGTGATGGGCGGCGATCGCCGGGCGACGATGGGCAGCATGATCGCCAACCGCGAGATCGAGAAGGTGTTCGGCACCGACGAGTACTCCTGCGTCGGCATCGCCGGCAGCGCAGGCCTCGCCATCGAGCTGGTCAAGCTCTTCCAGGTCGAGCTCGAGCACTACGAGAAGATCGAGGGCACGCTGCTCTCCCTGGAGGGCAAGGCCAACCGGCTCGCGACCATGCTCCGCAACAACCTCGGGCTCGCCATGCAGGGACTCGCCGTGGTCCCGCTGTTCGCCGGCTACGACGTCGACGTCCGGCAGGGTCGCATCTACAGCTACGACGTCACCGGCGGCTGCTACCGCGAGCACCACCACCACTCGGTGGGCTCGGGCTCGCTGTTCGCCCGCGGCGCCCTGAAGAAGATGTGGCGCCCCGGCCTGACGTCCGAGCAGGCGGTGCGGTTCGCTGTGGAGGCGCTCTACGACGCCGCGGACGACGACTCGGCCACCGGTGGCCCGGACCTCAACCGGCAGATCTGGCCCGTCGTCGGCGTCGTGGACGTCGAGGGCTACCGGCGGGTGGACGACGACACCCTCGGTGCGGTCGTCCAGCAGGTGGTCGCCGGGCGCCGAGGCGATCCCGGCGGCGCACTCCAGCGCGGGGAGGGGAGCGACCGATGA
- a CDS encoding FKBP-type peptidyl-prolyl cis-trans isomerase, translated as MAFDRTKPEIEFPGDEPPTELVLEDQIVGEGTEAVAGSTVLAHYVGVAHSTGEEFDASWNRGEPLRFQLGVGQVIQGWDQGLQGMRVGGRRTITIPPHLGYGDRGAGGAIKGGETLIFVVDLVDVS; from the coding sequence ATGGCGTTCGACCGCACCAAGCCCGAGATCGAGTTCCCCGGTGACGAGCCGCCGACGGAGCTCGTCCTCGAGGACCAGATCGTCGGCGAGGGCACCGAGGCGGTGGCCGGCAGCACGGTGCTGGCGCACTACGTCGGGGTCGCGCACTCCACCGGCGAGGAGTTCGACGCCTCGTGGAACCGCGGGGAACCACTGCGCTTCCAACTCGGCGTCGGCCAGGTCATCCAGGGCTGGGACCAGGGGCTGCAGGGGATGCGGGTCGGCGGACGCCGGACCATCACGATCCCGCCGCACCTGGGCTACGGCGACCGTGGCGCGGGCGGCGCGATCAAGGGCGGCGAGACGCTGATCTTCGTCGTCGACCTGGTCGACGTCAGCTGA